The Arachis ipaensis cultivar K30076 chromosome B10, Araip1.1, whole genome shotgun sequence DNA window GCATGAATCCGCCAACATCCGATGAGTTCCACAATGTAGAATCCTCAATTCCTTTATTAAGGGGCCCATGATGATCATTATCTGACGGAAGGTCAACCTCATCCTACAAGATGCACAACACAAACAGAACAACATAAATTAATCAAGAACACCATTGCGTGACAAGAATTATTTCATATTAGCCACTTCTAACACATACCAGGTGTGATCTCTTATTCCTTTTTTGCATTGATTTCTTAATTGACTTGTCCAACTCTGCTCCAAGTCTCTTACCCCTAGGCCGTCCTTTGGTTTTGACTCTTGAGGGTCCCTGTATGTCATGTACAATCGCACCGCCTGTGCTCTGTGTGGGCACAGTATTCTGAGACGCAGCAACAGTAGTCCTCCGGATGCTGGCACGGTAATCAATCAGCTTAGACTTTGCATCCCAAATGGCAGCTCGCAAGATGGCTGCTTCCTCATCACAAGCAACAAACTCCTGTGCAACGTTATAGAACTCTGAACATAGATGTCTGAACAAGTTGTTGCTTTCATCACTCCGAGCCACGTCATGGCTACTCTTGATGTAAGTGTGCTTGCGGATGAGATTCTTACTCCAATGAGGAAGAACATAGCAGCTCGGTACAATGTCAACTCTGTAGTATGACCAGACCGCAAGGGTGTGGCAACACAAAATACCAACGGATTCAAACTTGTTGCACTCGCACTGACCCTTTCGACTCAAAGGGTCAAAGTCGACCCTGAAAGTATGATAAACCGGCTTCCTCCAGAATACCTTTTGCTCGTCCACTGTAATAGAAATCGTATCTCCGTTTTGTTCAATTGATCGAACCACGCAATCGGTTTTTTTTCTTACCTCCAGTTGAAGATTCCTGAACATACTACTGGTGTATTCCTACTGAAATTGTCTCTCAATGCCCGTGCTCCCTATGCATGGGATGACGCCTTTCGAGTCTGCAGCATCATCTTCTAGCTCCTTTTGCTCCTTGGTTCCAAGGACATTGTCATATTCATGGACGAACTGAACCAACCCACTCTTGCAATGCAGGTATCCACCATAAAATGCATGCATACTTTCACTACGCTGTGTACTCCTCATGCCTGCCCAAAATTGACTCTTGAAAAAAATTGGAACCCACTTCCGTCGATTTGCGTAAAggtctgcaaaaaaaaaaatagtggcATAAGAGTGCTGCTTATGAACAACATGATGGGCTCACTTCTAACTCGttgataaaataaattataaaaacatCCATACACACTATGAAAAAAAACATCTGTTTACATACTGAAAGGACCATCCACTGTCGTTAGAGCTAGAAAACTCTTCTACATTTCTTATAAAAACAATACGAACGGAATCAAGGTGGGACTAATAACATGAGGTGAATAAATAGACAAATAGAAACCAACAGATTCGGGATTTAGTTAACATCACTTACCTGCTAACCATCTGTTCTTGCCTAAGTTAAAATGTTTGGTGAAACTAGCCCAATCAGACTCGAATGATTAAGTCGAAGGAGAATTCCATACAATGTGATTCATCATTGCACTCAGTTCTCCGTACCTAGCGTATCCACCAAGCTTGAATTGTGATTTCTTCATTATGTGCCAGATGCACCATCGGTGGACAGTGTCAGGTAGGACATTCCTAATAGCACCAGTCATCGCCTTGCACTGGTCAATGATAATTCTCTTTGGTACAGTCCCGATGCATCTCACCCACTGCGTGAACACCCACTCAAAACTAGGGATCTCCTCGCTCCCAAGTAAAGCGCAGCCAAGAAGAGTGGACTTCCCATGGTGGTTTACACCTACAAAGGATGCAAACGGCAGACCATGCCTGTGAAAAGAGCAAAAAACAACTGTGAGCCAACAAGAGAAATTTAAGAAATAACTGCTCTTGCAATTCAGAAATACATATACAGACATGTTTCTTCTGTATGTGGTGTCAAACGACACCACATCTCCGTAGTATTCATAAGAAGCCCTGCACCTAGCATCTACCCAAAGTGCGCTTCTAAATTTATTAGCATCGTCAACATCTATTGCATAAAAGAAGTTGGGATTGATCTCCTTCATTCGAACGAAATAATTCATCATCCCCTGGAAGTCCTCATTGTCATCGGAGCATCGGAGATTGCGTGTGATGTAATTTCTGACATCCTTTTCAGAAAAACCCAGGTTTGCGGACTCACCAACCTCGTTTGCCAGTGCTAGATACGTCTTGTTGGGCCTTATTCCAGCCTCGTCGTTATCCGTAATGacacacttagcatgcatggtcaGCTCTCGGTATTCATGATAGTGGACAGCTTTCTTAGACGAACAGGGGTGAGAATGCCTCAGTTCTAATCTAGACACAACCCAACATTCATTCTCCTTGTCCAGCACAACATACATCCTTGCTCTACATCTCGTGGTTGTAATCCTGTTTGCTCGAGTTGCTGCGTTCACCCTAGACTCTCGATAACCTTCTCGCGTGCAGTAGATAGATTAATTAACCGGTATCTTTGACTCCTTCCGCGTCATGTCGAAATTCATGTTCCTGATTTTAGTAACGAACCCAACTTTCTTTGTATAATTTGCATAAAATTTCTGTACGAGAGGCAACGAACCAAAATTCATTCCTACGACTGGAATCTCCTCTTCGCCTACGCCACTATGATCTGGCAACTGTAACGTCAATACACAAAATTAAATACGAATTAAACTGGCCCTAACACAGTAAGTAATTAACAGATATTCTTAGCATACTATAACAATCTCTTAATTAAACGagctttttgaattttaaaaaaacatCTACACAGAATTGATATGTTTATAATCGGTAAAACACCTTTATATATTAACCTGGTAATCATTTCAGTGAAATACGTAGATGATAAAACTAGAAATGAAATTTGAACTTTAGGAAAGTGTACAATCATCAATCTACTTTTTTCTTTCTACTATTTTCAACTATATAAGTTCATAACATTTTGAAAATTCTACTGATTTCACAAACAATCATTGCTGTGCTATCAAATTCATTCCGTTTAGTCTCCTCTTTTAGGATTTGGGTTCTCTGATAAGCCTCAACTAAGATATGAATTTGACTACACACTAGATGGTAATTCCTTTCAATTTTCTaagtaatatcaattttttatctTGATACATCGATACATCATGTACAATGACAATCTACTTGGTATAGACTTCAGTATAATTTTATGCTAATAAAGTTTTATTAAATTTACTACACTAGACGCCTTCTCTTCAGGATATGTGTCATCATTGGAATCGTTTATCGATGAACTTGCTGTTGCCAAACTCTCACTTCTTGTTCAAGTATGTTTGCCTATGCTAATAATAAgcttaggggtgttcatggatcggatcggatccgcatatccgcggtatTTATCCAAATCCGATCCGaaattgcggatatggatccgatccgcaagactttcggatcggatcggatcggatccgcacactaatcggatcggattACGGATTTTGTGTTGGAATCCGcatatccgatccgcatatccgtgtatctgcaaaaataaagaaataaataaataaatattctttttatgttttatttcaactaataattatcatatatgttgtattattttaatttattatttaagaaaagtatgtttaatattattttaagagtaaacatatttaaaagaatagaaaaaatgaatttcattgatattttttaataaaaataaacttttaaaaatatttttgtgttttgcggatatatccgatatccgatccgatccgatccgcaaatgtgcggatcggatccaaccttaaaaactgcggatattggatccgatccgatccgatgattttagtgcggatcggatcgaaattttggccatatccgatccgatccgatccgcgtgcAGCCCTAAATAAGCTTGGATCCACTATATCTTTTTTAGCAACTTTCTGCTAGGTGAAATATTTTCACAGGTATATAGTTTTATGTTCATAATATCCTGTTAAATCTCAAGGAAAAGATATGGTAGAAAGTTGTTGCACTAACTAATTAAGTTATCTTATATTGGATTTATGTGCCAAATTGATGTATCTTACTCTAAAAAAGTAAGTGAAGTTTGAAATCAAAACATGTTATCATCATATTACAACATTAACACAGTGAATGGGTCATATGAAAACCAAGATAGCGCATTGAAACCTGGTCAGGCTAAGAACATTCCTTACTATATAATGAATGGGTCATATGAAAACCATCACAGAACATTGCATCACACATCTttttgaagtaaaaaaaaaattctaattagcaTGAATAACAACGCTTAAACTACCACCCTGTTTCAAAATTTACAAAAACCAAGGAGAAGCTTATGAAGTATACCTTCCACCCTTCTTGTTCTTGAATGACTGGATCACCAGCACTGAATTGTTCATCGCCTTGAGTTGGATTAGTCAATGTACTAATCGATCCTCCTTCAGTGGGTGAAACCGCCATGAAAGATGCTCTCTTCCGGAAGAGATCCAATGTAGCCTTGTATTTGATTGTTGGACTGTATGAGGTTAGCGTAGCTGATGTAACCAATTCCAAACCATACACCGTAGCCGCCCAGATAAGAAGTTCTAATCTGCGCCGTCAATGATCCATTGGAGTAACGATGAATTGCACCACCAAGGGGAAGAGAAACCTTGATTCGGGATTCACCAAACTGAAGCTGAATTTTGAATCGGGCTTGATGAGATATTCCGTGATCCCAGGAGTGGATTTTGGGTTGTTGCAACTTGTTAGTGGAGGGGTGGTTTCAATTTTGATACGGCAATTAAtaacaaatattaaaaattaaataaaattaaattaattaagcaTGATGtggttttgtttatgttttggcTGATTCCCTTTTGGTTTCACATACTTTTTCTTTCAATTATGCTGGGTACACCTAACTACCTTGGTACCTTTCATTTCATCACTCGTCTGTAGTTTGTgtgtaaaaatatctttttataaagatgttttatttaaaaatgtaaCTTATTTATTTAGTCACATTTTAAATAAAgacaatatttttataaatattaaaatctaACCATATAATCTATTATTCAagagttaaaaaaaaatattttcacatgaataaataaataaatgtcaGCTCTTAGTACATGTTATGCTATAATGCTAGTAACATTATATATTGGTTAAGAACTCAGATTACATAATTGATAATCCTTAATATGTTATCTATTTTCACTTTTATCTatactatattattattattgttattattattatctatatttattttagtttaattattctgttaattttatcaaatttttaattaagtctttatatatttttttaattgaatttctaCGCtgcatttaattttataattaggtatTTCATAGGATAAAAAATgttagagttaactgaatatttttttataaattaaatgtattcataattaaaaacaTAACTAGATCTTTGACTGCATATATTTTAGAagaaatattctgttaattttaacGTTTTTGATATGAAaatgacttaattacaaaatcaaTGCAGTgtagaaacctaattaaaaaaaaatataaggagttaattaaaaatttggtgaaactatataaggaccaacagaataattaagaGTGTGTTTGGCAAATGGCAAACATGTTGGAGAAGAGAGAAGTGCGTTTAAATATCTTAAACGCTTCACTTGTATGTTTGGCAACTTTTTATCATCCGAACGCAGAAGTGATTCTGCTCTTCAACCAGAATTTTCTatatgttgtaaaataaataaggtAGATGTActagatataaaataaaatatgtaaataaataataataatattcacCACATCAATATCTCACACTAATAAAAtgtattaatattatatgtattaATATTATACACTAGTATTATACACTAGCACCCACTAGGAGAGAGAAGAAAATAGACTTTATAATATATGAAAGAAGAGAGAGGTAGGAATATTTGTTATTGCTGTGTGTAATATTGACGGAGGCTTAACCTCCTTTTATAGGCATaatgaaagaaaatttttaaCCTTCATTAATGTACATTCTTTCTTGGTAAAATGAGAACTGAGTGATCGAGCTATGATATTAATGGGCATCCATATCTATTGtgtttatcacaacactcccccttggatgaccatttcggattattgcctcgttaaaaccttactaaagaaaaacccagtgggaaaaaaaactttagtgaaggaaaaagagtacaatatcctttaatGATGGagctgcctcattaaaaaccttgtcaagaaaaatccaatgaaaaaaacttgaccaagggaaaaagagtacagtctccccctcttgccgacatcatttaatgtctcgaaatctgcgcatcccaatctcatgtaccaatctttcaaaggaggattttgggagtgactttgtaaataaatctaccagattgtcacttgagcggatctgttgcacatcaattgtcccttgattttgaagatcatgagtgaagaagaatttgggagaaatatgctttgttctatcacctttaatgtatccgcctttaagttgagcaatacatgctgcattatcttcaaacaggatagttggagctatcttatgatcaatcagtccacatgatgacagaatatattggatcagactcctcagccaaaaacactcgcgactagcttcatgaatcgccagtatttcggcatgattagaggatgttgtagcaatcgtctgtttcgtggacctccatgatatagctgttccaccatatgtaaacaggtatcctgtttgagatctccctttatgtggatcagacaggtatccagcatctgcatagccaactagttgtgatttggatccatagggataaaacaatcccatatcaaccgtcccatgaagatatcgaaagatttgtttgattccactccaatgtcttctggttggagaggaactatatcttgctagtaaattcacagcaaatgatatgtcaggtcgcgtattattagcaagatacattagtgctccaatggcactaagatatggtacttcaggaccaaggatatctttattttcttctttaggacggaattgatcctttttcacatccaaagatcttacgatcattggggtacttaaaggatgtgacttatccatataaaatctcttcaagatcttttctgtgtatgttgtttgatgaataaagatcccactttttatatgctcgatctgcaggccgagacagaATTTAgttcttccaagatctttcatctcaaactcttcttttagagtttttataattgttggaatctctttaggagtcccaatgatatttaaatcatcaacgtacacagcaattataatgaatccagaagcagttttctttatgaaaacacacgggcatatatcatcattcttgaatccgtttttggccagatactcagtaagatgattataccacattcgtccagattgctttagaccatataaagatctttgcaatttgactgagtataacccttgtgaatattcactagatggtttatatatcttta harbors:
- the LOC107620203 gene encoding protein FAR1-RELATED SEQUENCE 5-like, coding for MYVVLDKENECWVVSRLELRHSHPCSSKKAVHYHEYRELTMHAKCVITDNDEAGIRPNKTYLALANEVGESANLGFSEKDVRNYITRNLRCSDDNEDFQGMMNYFVRMKEINPNFFYAIDVDDANKFRSALWVDARCRASYEYYGDVVSFDTTYRRNMHGLPFASFVGVNHHGKSTLLGCALLGSEEIPSFEWVFTQWVRCIGTVPKRIIIDQCKAMTGAIRNVLPDTVHRWCIWHIMKKSQFKLGGYARYGELSAMMNHISHLDSVRIVFIRNVEEFSSSNDSGWSFQYVNRYLYANRRKWVPIFFKSQFWAGMRSTQRSESMHAFYGGYLHCKSGLVQFVHEYDNVLGTKEQKELEDDAADSKGVIPCIGSTGIERQFQ